In methanogenic archaeon ISO4-H5, the following are encoded in one genomic region:
- a CDS encoding TPR repeat-containing protein, giving the protein MGFQEVLQKASAGDPRARNALGYIYYRGDGVEKNLEKAFQWFNLAAESGDPEGECNAAHMLVHAEGTNANLDEAIRLYTHSAEQGYVIAMFNLAHMYSDGLGVKQDWQKAIEWYTKAEEGGNVLACYRLGVIYEEGRGTDKDPALAEKRYLRCAEVKYTKAMVRLGVMYLRGDTGQKKVSAAVKLFSQAAEEGDPDAMYWLGKLSLSGEGMVKSINNAKKWLSKASIRGNEEAKELLSRPPFV; this is encoded by the coding sequence ATGGGATTCCAGGAGGTCCTCCAGAAGGCATCCGCGGGAGACCCCCGCGCGCGTAACGCCCTCGGATACATCTACTACCGCGGGGACGGTGTCGAGAAGAACCTGGAGAAGGCTTTCCAGTGGTTCAACCTCGCCGCTGAATCGGGGGACCCGGAGGGCGAATGCAACGCCGCCCACATGCTCGTCCACGCCGAGGGAACCAATGCCAATCTGGATGAGGCAATCCGCTTATACACCCACTCCGCAGAGCAGGGATATGTCATCGCGATGTTCAATCTGGCACATATGTATTCGGACGGTCTCGGCGTGAAGCAGGATTGGCAGAAAGCGATCGAATGGTACACCAAGGCGGAGGAGGGAGGCAACGTCCTCGCATGCTACCGTCTGGGAGTCATCTACGAAGAGGGAAGGGGAACTGATAAGGATCCCGCACTCGCCGAGAAGCGCTACCTGAGGTGTGCCGAGGTGAAGTACACCAAGGCGATGGTCCGCCTGGGTGTGATGTACCTGCGCGGGGATACCGGTCAGAAGAAGGTGTCCGCCGCCGTCAAACTGTTCAGTCAGGCCGCTGAGGAAGGGGATCCCGACGCCATGTACTGGCTTGGCAAGCTCTCCCTTTCCGGGGAAGGCATGGTGAAGAGCATCAACAACGCCAAGAAATGGCTCTCCAAAGCATCCATAAGAGGTAATGAGGAGGCCAAGGAGCTTCTGTCCCGGCCTCCGTTCGTCTGA
- a CDS encoding coenzyme F390 synthetase FtsA, with protein sequence MNEEQLELVKGLLRTIKDRSPFYRKKFEDIDVTKITDQASFESLPFTDKGDLREAYPLGIMAVPQSEVVRIHSSSGTTGTPVVIPYTKRDVEDWAIMFERCYRMAGITKDDRIQITPGYGLWTAGIGFQAGAERLGAMVIPMGPGNTEKQLRMMQDLESTVLCSTSSYALLLAEAIKKEGLKDNIHLRKGIIGSERWGAKMRRRISEELGIELYDIYGLTEIYGPGIGISCRCGTGMHVWEDYLYFEVIDPVTLKNVPDGEVGELVITTLRKEGAPLIRYRTHDLTRIIPGQCRCGNRFNRIDIITGRTDDMIKVKGVNMFPAQFEEVLASVPGASSEYQIRIEHVDGKDQLTLLFESGEAPENYARIEADVVKRFKDVVGPLIIAKAVGLQELPRSEKKTARVVDMRYR encoded by the coding sequence ATGAACGAGGAACAGCTTGAGCTCGTCAAGGGCCTGCTGAGAACAATCAAGGACCGGAGCCCTTTTTACAGGAAGAAATTCGAGGACATCGATGTCACCAAGATCACCGATCAGGCCTCTTTTGAGTCGCTCCCGTTCACCGACAAGGGTGATCTGCGCGAGGCATATCCCCTCGGTATCATGGCCGTCCCCCAGTCGGAGGTCGTGAGGATCCATTCATCCTCCGGTACCACCGGTACCCCCGTCGTCATCCCTTACACGAAGCGCGATGTGGAGGATTGGGCCATCATGTTCGAGAGGTGCTACCGCATGGCCGGTATCACCAAGGACGACAGGATTCAGATCACACCCGGTTACGGTCTGTGGACTGCCGGAATCGGATTCCAGGCCGGAGCGGAGAGGCTCGGCGCCATGGTCATTCCGATGGGTCCCGGAAACACCGAGAAGCAGCTCAGGATGATGCAGGACCTTGAGAGTACCGTTCTCTGTTCCACCTCCTCGTACGCACTGCTTCTGGCGGAGGCCATCAAGAAGGAGGGTCTGAAAGACAACATCCACCTCAGGAAGGGAATCATCGGTTCCGAGAGGTGGGGTGCCAAGATGCGCAGGAGGATCTCCGAGGAATTGGGAATCGAACTCTACGATATCTACGGACTCACCGAGATCTATGGTCCCGGAATCGGTATCAGCTGCAGATGCGGCACCGGGATGCACGTCTGGGAGGACTACCTCTATTTCGAGGTCATCGATCCGGTTACCCTGAAGAACGTCCCTGACGGAGAGGTCGGGGAGCTCGTCATTACCACTCTCCGCAAAGAGGGAGCACCCCTCATCAGGTACCGCACCCACGACCTCACCCGTATCATCCCCGGACAGTGCCGCTGCGGTAACAGGTTCAACCGTATCGATATCATCACCGGCAGGACCGACGATATGATCAAGGTCAAGGGAGTCAACATGTTCCCCGCCCAGTTCGAGGAGGTACTCGCTTCGGTGCCCGGTGCGAGCAGCGAATACCAGATCCGCATCGAGCACGTGGACGGGAAGGATCAGCTCACCCTGTTATTCGAATCCGGTGAGGCACCCGAGAACTATGCCCGCATCGAGGCCGACGTGGTGAAGCGTTTCAAGGATGTCGTCGGACCCCTCATAATCGCGAAGGCGGTCGGTCTGCAGGAACTCCCCCGCAGCGAGAAGAAGACCGCCCGCGTGGTCGACATGAGGTACCGCTGA
- a CDS encoding transmembrane protein, with translation MNFGTWDQRELHLTGAAAAMCVCVLIYLPGIVEEGIHYFDDLADFMAIVVAVMFMFFAVLFRHDKWTSLLILLGGVNLYSAIRCLAVDFTQSMMFFQLVLMDLISLIGLISLVFLSRGFMHNVTRQIMINLGQIACLLIPWAITRYVMRDYVGARTVLWETMPMILFYLAGISYLARPEIRDVSPSEELKVRLARVESSYTMDPRCYMPLRDLVMILGFTDYGWTYHESGPIEKECRGKIIGETKRHWVVTVKKWRSEDFCRVVISPEEHSRGSWGLRFELMHYHFTQLNDKGFVRIYGNDGFFIDMFTEDPRIYENNAVSMGLDKLLRKF, from the coding sequence ATGAACTTCGGCACCTGGGACCAGCGCGAGCTGCACCTTACTGGCGCGGCCGCGGCGATGTGCGTCTGTGTCCTGATCTACCTGCCCGGCATCGTCGAGGAAGGCATCCACTACTTCGACGACCTAGCCGATTTCATGGCCATCGTGGTGGCCGTCATGTTCATGTTCTTCGCTGTCCTCTTCCGCCATGACAAATGGACCAGTCTGCTGATCCTCCTCGGCGGAGTGAACCTCTACTCGGCCATCCGCTGCCTGGCGGTCGACTTCACGCAGAGCATGATGTTCTTCCAGCTGGTGCTGATGGACCTCATCTCGCTGATCGGACTGATCTCCCTCGTGTTCCTCTCGAGAGGGTTCATGCACAACGTCACCCGCCAGATCATGATCAATCTGGGACAGATCGCCTGCCTGCTCATCCCCTGGGCCATCACCAGGTACGTCATGAGGGATTATGTCGGGGCGAGGACGGTCCTCTGGGAGACCATGCCGATGATCCTCTTCTACCTGGCCGGCATCTCCTACCTCGCCAGGCCAGAGATCAGGGACGTCAGCCCCTCCGAGGAGCTGAAGGTCCGCCTGGCGAGGGTGGAATCCTCCTACACCATGGACCCCCGCTGCTACATGCCCCTGAGGGACCTGGTCATGATTCTCGGGTTCACCGACTACGGATGGACCTACCACGAGAGCGGCCCCATCGAGAAGGAGTGCCGGGGCAAGATCATCGGAGAGACCAAGAGGCACTGGGTGGTCACCGTGAAGAAATGGCGGTCGGAGGACTTCTGTCGCGTCGTCATCTCTCCCGAGGAGCATAGCCGCGGGTCGTGGGGCCTGAGGTTCGAGCTCATGCACTATCATTTCACACAGCTCAACGACAAGGGATTCGTCAGGATATACGGCAACGACGGATTCTTCATCGACATGTTCACCGAGGACCCCCGCATCTACGAGAACAACGCGGTCTCCATGGGACTCGACAAACTGCTTAGGAAATTCTGA
- a CDS encoding replication factor C small subunit, protein MNEIWTEKYRPKTLDEVVGQKSITDRLKGYVEAKNMSHLMFAGSPGTGKTTCALALARSMYGDSWRGNFIELNASDDRGIDVVRGKIKDFARTAPVDGADFKIIFLDESDALTNDAQGALRRTMEKYSKTCRFILSCNYSSKIIDPIQSRCAVFRFRPLSNEDIREYLERICKEESLEVEEGALDALVYISRGDMRRAVNTLQTADSLGVPISVDVISKVSGSANEDEIMGILTSALAGRFTEASSKLDKVMIDYGLSGQDIIRQMHSQIFKLSVDTESKVKLIDKTGEIEFRIIEGSNEKIQLEALLAYMVLIGEKN, encoded by the coding sequence ATGAACGAGATTTGGACGGAGAAATACAGGCCCAAGACCCTGGACGAGGTCGTGGGCCAGAAGAGCATCACCGACAGGCTGAAGGGATACGTGGAAGCTAAGAACATGTCCCACCTGATGTTCGCCGGTTCCCCCGGAACCGGTAAGACCACCTGCGCACTGGCACTCGCAAGGAGCATGTACGGTGACAGCTGGAGGGGCAACTTCATCGAGCTCAACGCCTCCGACGACAGGGGTATCGACGTAGTAAGGGGAAAGATCAAGGACTTCGCCAGGACCGCCCCCGTCGACGGTGCCGATTTCAAGATCATCTTCCTCGACGAGTCCGATGCCCTTACCAACGATGCGCAGGGTGCCCTCAGGAGGACCATGGAGAAGTACTCCAAGACCTGCAGGTTCATCCTCTCATGCAACTACTCCTCCAAGATCATCGACCCCATCCAGTCCAGATGCGCCGTGTTCAGGTTCAGGCCTCTCAGCAACGAGGACATCCGCGAGTACCTCGAGAGGATCTGCAAGGAAGAATCCCTCGAGGTGGAGGAGGGCGCACTCGACGCACTCGTCTACATCTCCAGGGGAGACATGAGGAGGGCCGTCAACACCCTCCAGACCGCTGATTCCCTCGGCGTCCCCATCTCCGTCGACGTCATCTCCAAGGTATCCGGTTCCGCCAACGAGGACGAGATCATGGGCATCCTCACCTCCGCCCTGGCCGGCAGATTCACCGAGGCCAGCTCGAAGCTCGACAAGGTCATGATCGACTACGGTCTGTCCGGACAGGACATCATCCGCCAGATGCACTCCCAGATCTTCAAGCTCAGCGTGGACACCGAGTCCAAGGTCAAACTCATCGACAAGACCGGTGAGATCGAGTTCCGCATCATCGAAGGAAGCAACGAGAAGATCCAGCTCGAAGCTCTCCTTGCGTACATGGTACTCATCGGCGAGAAGAACTGA
- a CDS encoding TPR repeat-containing protein → MNNDTVRVVDQYAASIRSWMDIGSGERDMNKAFSKARDGADRSPEAAYLYGMFLYTGTCTDADVPKAEEAFRKASEGGYEPASIVLEEMGRNPADVQANLMKQRMLAEQRDPVACKALFPLYDTGKDSAGKRGPALKNHAEAIRLYTPCAEAGDKDALNTIGYMYLKGKGVPKDRDLALKMLKEATEKGCGEAAHRIAVMYDTGADFTDPDLDRAVQWYQRAADLGYPDAQYALAGILQMKDTKYYNAARAVKYLIAAADGGQIEACHQLGLLYAYGSNGVRRSVPKARKYLTAACEGGYDQAMVDYANMCFEGQVLPRDMATAAKWFVKAAEHYNGIAQYALGCMYGNGYYFDQSDEEAVKWFQEAAEGGEPNAQYALACFYYEGRGIQQDDKKAVAWFQEAAEQGHPGAMSFMAMFMINGKGVDKDVEGGLDMLRKVADSGYPEAQFYLGKLYLEGEVVEQDILYAKKMLTLAARQGDPDAERLLETLKK, encoded by the coding sequence ATGAATAACGATACCGTTCGCGTCGTCGACCAATATGCCGCCAGCATCCGTTCCTGGATGGATATCGGCTCCGGCGAGCGCGACATGAACAAAGCATTTTCAAAGGCCAGGGACGGGGCCGACCGCAGTCCCGAGGCCGCATACCTCTATGGTATGTTCCTTTACACCGGCACCTGCACCGATGCCGATGTTCCTAAAGCGGAAGAGGCCTTCAGGAAGGCCTCCGAAGGCGGTTACGAGCCTGCCTCCATCGTGCTGGAGGAGATGGGAAGGAACCCCGCCGACGTACAGGCAAACCTCATGAAGCAGCGCATGCTCGCAGAGCAGAGGGATCCCGTCGCCTGCAAGGCACTTTTCCCGCTCTACGACACCGGCAAGGACTCCGCCGGCAAAAGGGGTCCCGCTCTCAAGAACCATGCCGAGGCTATCAGGCTGTACACCCCCTGTGCCGAAGCCGGCGACAAAGACGCCCTGAACACCATCGGATACATGTACCTCAAGGGAAAAGGGGTGCCCAAGGACAGGGACCTGGCCCTCAAGATGCTTAAGGAGGCTACAGAGAAAGGCTGCGGAGAGGCGGCCCACCGTATCGCCGTCATGTACGATACCGGTGCCGATTTCACCGATCCCGACCTCGATCGTGCCGTGCAGTGGTATCAGCGCGCCGCCGACCTGGGATATCCCGACGCACAGTATGCCCTGGCAGGCATCCTCCAGATGAAGGACACCAAATACTACAATGCGGCACGTGCCGTCAAGTATCTCATCGCCGCCGCCGACGGCGGTCAGATCGAGGCCTGCCACCAGCTGGGTCTTCTGTACGCATACGGAAGCAATGGCGTCCGCAGGAGCGTTCCCAAGGCGAGGAAGTACCTTACCGCGGCATGCGAAGGCGGATACGATCAGGCCATGGTGGACTACGCCAACATGTGCTTCGAGGGACAGGTGCTGCCCAGGGACATGGCCACCGCGGCGAAATGGTTCGTGAAGGCAGCGGAGCACTACAACGGTATCGCACAGTATGCTCTGGGATGCATGTACGGCAACGGATACTACTTCGACCAAAGCGACGAAGAGGCAGTCAAGTGGTTCCAGGAGGCAGCCGAGGGAGGAGAGCCCAACGCCCAGTACGCACTCGCATGTTTCTATTACGAGGGCAGGGGAATCCAGCAGGACGACAAGAAGGCCGTCGCCTGGTTCCAGGAGGCAGCCGAGCAGGGACACCCCGGTGCCATGTCGTTCATGGCCATGTTCATGATCAACGGAAAGGGAGTGGACAAGGATGTCGAGGGAGGTCTCGACATGCTCAGGAAGGTGGCCGACAGCGGCTACCCCGAGGCACAGTTCTACCTCGGCAAGCTCTATCTGGAAGGAGAGGTCGTGGAGCAGGACATCCTCTACGCGAAGAAGATGCTCACCCTCGCCGCCAGGCAGGGCGATCCCGACGCCGAGAGGCTGCTCGAGACCCTTAAGAAGTGA
- a CDS encoding TPR repeat-containing protein translates to MDRRISKAAEEGNIYAMLSMAYMHHRGIDSEFDPOLAIEEYKMSASRGCARAKWELAKIYRDGDIVEPNPYEFMHWVTAAADAGIPEAMMDLVVRYRCGMLVLKDPSMALEWLRKVAEQNYPLGEFFLGCAYLQGWTMEKDPEQAESYFQRAREHGDADLFIRFGRNFEFGMAGIGVDFERAKYWYKCAADMGSDRGYYSLLAVEKIAKGGRYETPEERDRSFNDLPSVQEVRRRNKLLEEGDIDMEQGYYDKAVERYMKAADLGNAEALYMLAILYHDGEIVRRNDDVSYDYLDRAAIAGSTDAQLQLGKIYEEGRGRKQDLDQALEMYAMAVANGNLIGYYELSRFMDHPEKFVRQRYRIVR, encoded by the coding sequence ATGGACAGACGTATTTCCAAGGCGGCGGAGGAAGGCAACATCTACGCCATGCTGTCCATGGCCTACATGCACCACAGGGGCATCGACTCCGAGTTCGATCCGTAGCTGGCCATCGAGGAGTACAAGATGTCCGCCTCACGCGGATGCGCCCGCGCTAAGTGGGAACTGGCCAAGATCTACCGCGACGGGGACATAGTTGAACCCAACCCTTACGAGTTCATGCACTGGGTGACCGCCGCGGCCGATGCCGGAATCCCGGAGGCCATGATGGACCTGGTGGTCCGCTACAGATGCGGGATGCTGGTCCTCAAGGACCCTTCGATGGCATTGGAATGGCTCCGCAAGGTCGCGGAGCAGAACTATCCCCTCGGGGAGTTTTTCCTTGGCTGTGCTTATCTCCAGGGATGGACCATGGAGAAGGACCCCGAACAGGCCGAGAGCTATTTCCAGAGGGCCCGCGAACACGGGGATGCCGATCTGTTCATCCGTTTCGGCCGCAACTTCGAGTTCGGCATGGCAGGCATCGGTGTCGATTTCGAGAGGGCGAAGTATTGGTACAAGTGCGCGGCGGATATGGGCTCGGACCGCGGATACTACTCGCTGCTGGCAGTAGAAAAGATCGCCAAGGGCGGCAGGTACGAGACCCCCGAGGAGAGGGATCGCAGCTTCAACGACCTTCCCAGCGTGCAGGAGGTCAGGCGCCGCAACAAGCTCCTGGAAGAAGGGGACATCGACATGGAGCAGGGCTATTACGACAAGGCTGTCGAGCGCTACATGAAAGCAGCCGATCTCGGAAATGCCGAGGCTCTTTACATGCTCGCCATCCTCTACCATGACGGAGAGATCGTCAGGCGCAACGACGACGTCTCCTACGATTACCTCGACCGTGCGGCCATTGCTGGGTCTACCGATGCACAGCTCCAGCTGGGCAAGATCTACGAGGAGGGCCGCGGACGCAAGCAGGACCTCGACCAGGCATTGGAGATGTATGCGATGGCGGTCGCCAACGGCAACCTCATCGGATATTACGAGCTTAGCAGGTTCATGGACCACCCGGAGAAGTTCGTCCGCCAGCGTTACAGGATCGTGAGATGA